TGCCTCGGTCACCAGATCCTCGGCCGCGCGCTCGGGGCGTCGACCTTCAAGCTGAAGTTCGGCCACCGCGGCGGAAACCATCCCGTGCAGGACCTGGACGGCCACGCGATCGCGATCACGTCGCAGAATCACGGTTTCGCCGTCGATCCCGCCGGGCTGCCCGCCGGCGCTCACGTGTCGCACGTGAACTTGAACGACGGCACCGTCGAGGGCTTCCGGGATCCCGGCCGCCGGATCCTCGCCGTGCAGTACCACCCGGAGGGCGCGCCCGGGCCGCACGACGCGCGGGGGCTTTTCGCGGAGTTCCTTTCCATGATGGAAGGATGACCGGGCCGCGGCGATACATCGAGCCGGACGGGCGCATGCCGCCCGCGCCGCCCTGCGACATGCGCGTTTTCCGTCATACCCGCGCAAGCGGGTATCCAATCCTGGGTCCCCGCTTTCGCGGGGACGACCCCGGGACGGTCGCCTCACCGGGACGTCGCGGACGGCCCGCATCCCGTCTGCCTTCGTCCGGGCTTCGGCGGATCGAGGTCTCGAGCGTGCCTGCGGTTCAGAAGTCGTGTTTGGCCATCCATCTGCCAGAGCTCGTCAGAGCCACGGCGGATCGGGCTCGCGTCTCGCCGCGCCCTTCCCGGCGCGGTCGATGGAAGGTCCGGCCTTGACGCTCCCGATGGAGCTCGCCGTCCGGTATTTCCGGCGGCGGTCGTCGCGGCTCGTGTCCCGCGTCTCGGTCCTGGCCATCGCCGGAGTCGCCCTCGGCGTGACGGCGCTCGTGATCGCAATGGGGCTCCTCTCGGGGTATCGCGACGAGATCCAGTCGAAGCTGATCGGCGCCAACGCCGACGTCGTCGTCTTCCCGCTGACGTCGGGCGGGATCGCGGACCCCGGCCGGCTCGAAGCGAAGCTCCGCCGATATCCGCGCGTGCGCGCGGCGGCGCCCGTCATCTACTGGCAGGGGACCGCCGCGTCCGAAGGGGATCCGGACGGGACGAACGCCGTCGTCAAGGGAGTCGACGCCGCTCGCGAGCGCGCCGTCGCGCCCGCCGGGCGGGTCCTCGACGAGGGGGAGCGCCTGTTCGCGGCCGGTCCCGGCGGCCTGGAGGGGTGCGCGGTGGGCGCCGATCTCGCGGCGCGGCTGCGGCTGAAGGCCGGGGACGCGGTCGTCCTCACGGTTCCCGACGCGTCGCGCCGCAACGCCGGTTTCGCGCTGCGCCGGCGCGCGTTCCGGGTCGCGAAGGTCTTCCGCACGAACTTCTACGAGTACGACTCCGAGTGGGTGTTCGTCTCCCGGGAGGCGGCGCGTTCGCTCGCGCGATTTCCGGCGGCCGCCAACGTGCTCGAGGTGAAGCTCGACACGATCGACCGGACCCCGGAAGCGACGGCGCGGATCCGCGAGATCCTGGGCGAAGGGTTCAGCGTCACCGACTGGCGGTCCCTCAACGGCAGCCTCTTCTCCGCGCTGACGGTCCAGAAGATCACGCTCTTCCTCGTGATCGGCCTGATCGTCGCGGTCTCGACCTTCAACATCGTGGCCACGCTCGTCATGAACGTGCAGGAGAAGAAACGCGACATCGGCGTGCTGTCGGCGCTCGGAGCGCCGCCGGGGCTCGCCTCGAGCGCGTTTCTCCGGCTCGGGATGCTCCTCGGGGGGAGCGGGGTCCTGGCCGGACTGGCGGCGGGCGCGGCGGTCTGCGCCGTCCTGACGCGGTTCCGCCTCGTGCGCTTCCCGCCCGACGTGGCCGAGATCTACTTCGTCTCCTTCGTCCCGTTCGAGGTGCGCCCGCGGGACATCGCGGCGATCGCCGTCTTTTCGCTCGCGGTCATCGCGGCGGCGGCCTGGCTTCCGGCGCGGCGG
The DNA window shown above is from Thermoanaerobaculia bacterium and carries:
- a CDS encoding ABC transporter permease, giving the protein MTLPMELAVRYFRRRSSRLVSRVSVLAIAGVALGVTALVIAMGLLSGYRDEIQSKLIGANADVVVFPLTSGGIADPGRLEAKLRRYPRVRAAAPVIYWQGTAASEGDPDGTNAVVKGVDAARERAVAPAGRVLDEGERLFAAGPGGLEGCAVGADLAARLRLKAGDAVVLTVPDASRRNAGFALRRRAFRVAKVFRTNFYEYDSEWVFVSREAARSLARFPAAANVLEVKLDTIDRTPEATARIREILGEGFSVTDWRSLNGSLFSALTVQKITLFLVIGLIVAVSTFNIVATLVMNVQEKKRDIGVLSALGAPPGLASSAFLRLGMLLGGSGVLAGLAAGAAVCAVLTRFRLVRFPPDVAEIYFVSFVPFEVRPRDIAAIAVFSLAVIAAAAWLPARRAARVSIADALRYE